The genome window AAGACAACATCGATGGTGATTCATCCCGATACGCGCTACGCCCAGGACGCCGGCGGCCGCGTCGCCCTTGAAACATTCATCAATAACCTCGGCTTGCCACCGCCCGACAGTCACTTTGCACTCACCGGCCTCGCGGCCGCCGTCACCGACCGCGGCCAGGTGCATCCTTTGGGCAATATGACCGGCGCGCTGTCCTGGCTCGTCCCGCCGAGCGCAGATGACAAACGACGCATTCGCCTCATCACCATGAGCCATGGCGATCCCCAGGGACAGTATCCACTCGTGATGCAGACCAATGGCCTGTTACTGGAGTTCTTGCGCAGCCGCACAGCGCTTCCCGCCGGGGCGCTGAAGGACCCGGCCACGGCACGGGACGCGCTGCTCAGTTCACCCGAAGGACAATTGCTCGGCGAAACGCTGCAGAAAACCATGCGGGGTGTCGCCACCGACAGCAGCACGATGGACTACCTGCTCGCCGCCGTGGCCTTGCAACTGGACCCTGAGTCCATCACGGAAACACGCCGCAACATGATCGCAGGCTTCGATATGATGAGTGACAAGCACTGGGGCAAGCCGGTGTCCACAGTCCTCAAGTCGTTCGAACAGTATCTGGTCACCGGAAAAAGGACCAGCGCGGCCATGGCGGGTGTCGCTTCGAGTGTACTGCTGCCTGGCCGCGTACCCGCCTTTGGGATCAAGGATATTCCGGCCTCCGTTACCTACGGCAGCCCAGCGTGGGTGGAGGTGTCGATAATCGCCGCCATCATTGAAGGACTCACCCCTGGCAAGGTCGCGAACATGACCTTTGCCGAAGTCATGCTGGCAGCTCCCAGCGTCATCGCGGCGGATCCGGCCTTGACCCAACGTGCGCAACGTGAAGCCCTGGTGGATTGGGGGGTGATCAATGGGGTACTGCCCAAGAAAGATGATCATCTCTACAGCGCTGACGAACTTGATGCCCTGCTCCTTGAGTTCAACACACGCAAAGCGCTGACCAGTACCGCGAGCCAAGCACTGGACGCAGACATTCCATCGCGCAAAGAGATGGCCCTGATCGAACTGAAAAAACGCTTCCCCGGGCAAGAAGCCCTGTTCGAGCAAAAACTGATTCATATCAGCCGCAAGGAAACCGCGGCGGGTGGAGACGTTGGTTATCGAACGGTCGAGGTCGGGCCTCACTCGATGCTGGACATCGCCATGATGAAGTTGCCGCGAGCCGATCTGGTACTTACCTCGAAAGACACACGTGTTCCATTGGCCGCCTTGCAGGCCAACCCCCATTTTGGAGTAGCCGACGCTTTTGAATCACAATTCACCCATGCCATTCAAGAAAAAAAGGCTGCGATCAGCACCTACATCAAGCACTTGATCAGCCAGGCGCCCCTGGAGGTCCGCGAAGACCTCGAGTACGGCAAGATAAGCTTCTTCCAGGAACATTCACGCACCTTGGGGCCGGGGTTTACCGGGTCAACACCGCAACCGAAGAATGAAGAACTGCTGGTCCGGGTCGAGCGTAACCGCATGACCAAGGCGTACGCGATCAGCTTTAACAGAGGCACGATAGACGCTGTCCATTTATCGCGGGCAAGCCCTGAGAGCCACCGCGAGGCGAATGTTGTGCACGACACAAAAGCCTTTACCCCCAACGGGGACGATGCCACACGCCGTGCAGAGCAAAAGCACCCGACTCAACGCCCGCCAAACAGCTTCAGCTCAGAACGCACCGGCCTGATCGCCAACGCATTCGTGCAACATGTCGATCTGGATGACGATGCAATCAAGCAACAGGCTCGCGGCGTTACCACTGCCGACCGCAATCGCAGGCGCGGTGAAGCCGTCACCGAGTTTATCCTGGACCTGATCCCCTTTCGCTCGGCGATCAATAATTTTCGTAGAGGCGATATCGGGGCAGGCTTGTTCGACCTGGCCATCGACCTGTTCGGCATCGTGACGGCCGGCGCGGGAGTCGGCGGCAAGGTGGTCAAGATCGCGGGCTCTGGCGTTTCCGCTGCCACCAAGGTGGCACGCTCAGCCAAAGTCATCGGCATGGCAACCATCAGTGCGCTCAACCCCCTGGACGGCGTGGGCGACTTGGCAGTGGGCGCCTGGAAAGGTGCAAACGCAGTGAGCACCGGACTCAAACGCTTGAGCGGCATAAAAGCGCGCTCCGACCTGGTCGCGGCAAGCCGTCACTTCGACGCCGCCTCGGTAGGCACATTCACACGTAAAGACGACATTCTTGAAGGCCAGGCGGTCCTCATCAAGGACCAATGGTATGCCTACAACCCTACGACCCGACAACCCCTACGGGTCACCGCTGGAGAACTTTGTACCCTCCGCGCACATGGAGGCAGACAATATGGGCAAATGGGCGACAGCGACAGGTTCGACTAAAACGATTGATGATGACACTTTCAAGAGATGGACATCATCGGTTGCACGGCATAGAACCGGCCCGGGAGCGTCCGCCTTCGAAGCGGGATACAACGCTGGAAATCTGCGAGGTATCAAGGGGATCTCCAAGTCCTCAACCATTGCGGATCTGATAATACGGGGCTCGGACAAAAGCTTGACCGCAGAACAGGTCGGTAGTCTGGTCAGGCGATACGATGACCTTGCATACGAACTGGGGCGTGTCGGCAGCGCCCGCTTTATCGACAATCTGGAACCGCGTTTCGGGACTGTGACGCCGTTGCCACAAGTTGTTTATTTCTCGCTGACAAAGCAACTGTCTGACGGACAATGCGCAGCACTTTCACGCGTCATGGCCACCGCCGTGGAGCACGGAAAGGAACTTGAGTTGATGCGTAACATGTACCGTGCAGCGGCCTTTCCCAAAGACCCCGCTTCAATCAGGTTCATGGAAAAACTGAAAACCCTGCAGAAACAAGTGGGCGGCCAAACGTCCTTCCATGCCGGCAAGACCTACCGTCAAGTGACGTATCAAAACATGGTCAAGGAACTCGGCGACGCCACCGTTTCCAAGTCAATCATGATCGACTCTCCGGGCCACGCTATGGCTGCCGGGGTTAAAGTCAACGGTGGCGAAAAAGTCTTCTATTTTTATGACCCGAACTTTGGCTTTGCGACCTTCTCCAGCGCAAACGCCATGGAGGCAGGCCTGACAAAAGTATTCAACGACAAGAAACTGGTGCCATCCTATAAAACCCACGGAACCGATCCAAACAGTCTGGAGTTCAGAGTGTTTGATCACGATGACGCCTGGCAGCAAAGAAACAGTGTTTTCCGTGCCGACATCGAAGCGCTCTATAACACGCCTATTGCAACCGGACCTTTACCGCCTTTGTGACCCTTGGAACAATCTGAAGAATGGCTGCACGTCAAATCAGGACATTGATATAGCTTCTTACATAGAGAGGGCTGAGGCACGGGAACGCAGGTCGCAGGACATGGCACCCAATGAGGCGCCTTGAAAAAGGAGCCTTGCGCAGGCAAATGCGCGGATAACGTCCAACTTCAAAGGGTATCCAGCCATGACCAGTCTCTACGCGGTGTCCACGTCAGCCCTCAACCCACCCACCCATGCGGTCAGTCAACCCCATCGACTGTCCCAACCCACCTCGTCCGAAAGCGTCGCAGAACAACAGCCCAACCCGGGGCCACAACCGACTTCTCTCACATCAGCCGACCTCTCCAGCAAAACCCTGATTGGCAATGCGCGCAACCTGCATACCCTGTCGCAAGCGCTGCACAAAATTGCCAGGACACTGGGACACAATGCGTCTCCCCCGGCGGTTTTGAACGCACTCAAGACCACAGCAATGGACATCCACCCGCATTCATCCTTTCCAACGCAGCCTGACACCCTTGTCACACTGGAGAGCTTCATCCGCGGCATCGGCCTGGGTCTACCTACCAACCATTTTTCCTTGACCGCGTTAGCGGATGCCGTCAGTGAGAGAGCGGTGGCGAACCCGTTTGGGAACTTCGGGGGGGCGCTGTCCTGGCCTGTACCTTTGAATACTGACGATCAGCGAACGCTGCAGGCAGCGGCTCTCCAATACATCAAGGATCACTCGAACACACCCGAGACGGCCGGTAGCCTGGGTATCCTTGAGTTCCTCAACGGCAACAACCCCCTATCGAGTGAAGCCAAGGCAGACCCCATCAAAGCGTTGGAGTCGATCCTGAACGGTCCCCGAGGGCTGGCGTTTGGTCGGGCGATGCAAGTGCATATGAAGGGTATCGACACAGACACCAGCCCCCATGACTACGCCCTGGCGGCGATCAACCTGGTGCTGAATCCCCAAACCATTCCCGACTCCCAGCGAAACCAGGTAGCCGGGTTCGATCTGGCGCAATCGGATCATTGGGGCTTGCATCCGTCGGCAGTGGTCGATGCGCTGGTCAAACGCTTGATTAAACGTGACCTGGCTGGCCCGGAGACGGCCAAGGTTGCCGCAATGGTATTACTCGCGCAGGCAGCGCCTGCATTCCAGGTAAAAGGCATTCCCGACAACGTCACTTATGGCAGCCCGGCCTGGACCCGACTGGAGATCGCGGTGGCGATCCAGGAAGCCGAGTCACCCGGGTCGGCGGCGACCATGGGCTTCGACGAAATCATGATCAAGGCCGAAAAGGCCACCCAGTTGGATCCAGCGGTAACCGAGCTCGCTCAGAAAACCGCACTGGTCGATTGGGGGGTGGTCAACGGCCTGACCGAGAGAAAGGATGACAAACAGTACACGGACCAAGAACTGGATGAGTTGAGAGCCCAATACAACCAGGAATTTACGGAACAGATCGACGCGCAAGCCTTATCCAACACTGAAATACCCAGCCGTAAGGACATCGCCCTCGCCAAACTGAAAGAGCGCTTTGGTGAAGGTATTCCGTTTGAGCGCCCCCTGTTGAAACTGCAGACCTCCGGCCATCAATCCACCGCGATGCCGCTCTATGATCCGAACTTGCGGCCAGAAGGGTATTTTTCGATGCTGGACATCGCGATGATGGAAAACCGTCATTACACCTGGAAGACCGATGACCCTCGTATTCCCCTTGCCGAGATCAATAAAAATCCTGTTCTCGGCGTGAATGCGGCATTCAAGCAACAATTCGACGAGGCCATTGTCTCGCGAAAGCAAGGTTTGAGTGCGACCGTCAGGCACCTCATATCCAAACTCCCCTTGGAGCAACGCAAAGACCTCGAATATGGAAAGCTGCGCTTCTTTCATGAGTCGGAGTACAGACTCAATCTCACGGACAAAACACTGCTCCACAAATACTCCACCTTTTCGATAAAAACCGAGCGCGACGACGTGTCGTCTGTTTATGAAGTGGACATCCAGCAAGGCACTATTACCAAGTTGAACAGCGGCAATAATTACGGTGAAAGAAACTACGGCCCAGGCTCACGGCACATTCAACGAACCGAGTTTCGGCCGTCCCGCTATCGCCAAGAGAGCCAAAAGGAAAACACTGGCGACACCTCAGTCACGCCTAAAAGCTTCAGCAGCGACCGCAGCCAATACATTGCCGATGCGTTCGTTGAGCACTTGGATATCGACAACGCCGATGTTGTGAAAGCCGCCAAAGGCTCTACGCAGCTGGATAAACAGTTCGAAGCACAGGATCGCGCGGCCAACTTCTTTCTGGACCTGGTCCCGCTTAGATCGGCCATTGTCAATTTCATAAGCGGCAACTATGTGGCGGGCGCTCTCGATCTGACGATGGATGTCCTGGGGTTCCTGACCGCTGGCGCAGCAACTGCGGCCAAGCTGGTCAAGGTGGGGGCGATCGCCGGCTCTGCTGCCACAAAGCTGGCCAAGGGCGCGCGCGTGATTGGAGCGGCGACCCTCAGTGCATTCAACCCGCTGGGGGGCGCAGACGACCTGGTATTTGGCGGCGCAAGGCTACTGGGCAAAAGCCCTCGGGCACTGGAGAAAGGCATACAAGTGCTGCGGGGCGCATCAGACAGTTACGGGCTGCTGAAAAACCTCAGCCATCAGTACGACATAGCCGCAATAGGCAGCTATAAGGTCGGCGATACAAAGATCCAGACGGCTGCAGTGTTCAACGATGGACAATGGTACCGCTACGACCCGATCAAGGCTCAACCCTACGGAGCCCCGCTGGAGAACTTCACGCCCTCTGTCGCGGCCTCCGCGGGGGAAATCAAAGGGTTGACTGAGTCGGGGAGCATCGAGTGGTTCACCGGTTGGTGGAGTTCCCCCCGTCCCGGCACCCAACCCAACCCCAATTTCGCAAAGGAATTCGAAGACTTGCGGTTGAGCGCATTGAAAACGGATGCCGAAGGATTCAACCGTGGTTATAACAGCCAGACACCGCCATCGATTACGGGGTACTCAACATCCCTGAGCGTTGAACAGCTCAAGATACTTTCACTGCAAGCCGGTCCAAGTGCGCAACAGTTGGGAAGCCTGATTCGCCGCATCGAAGACCTGGAAGAACTGCCGAATACGTTCTACACCAAAATGGAAAACCTCAAGGCGCTGGATGCGGACAGTTTCAAGCAGGGTTACAAGTACGGAACGCCCGACTCGATAAAGGGGTACGAGGAAGGGTTGAGAGTCCCTGAACTCCAGGAGCTGGCTTTGCAACGCGGGTTGACGACGCAACAAATGGGTTGTTTGTACCGACAGGTTGAAAAGCGCGCGATCACGCTCAACTTGTCCCTGGCCAAAAAATTCGGCGATAACATCAAGGCCGCAGGCGGAACGTTCGTTCCGATGCCACAAGGTTTGTACCTCAGCCAAGTCAGTCCTATCTCGGGTGGGCAGTGTGCGGTGTTTGCTAACTCGATGGCCTATGCCATTCAGGAGGGCAAGCAAACCACGCTGTTGGAGAATCTTTTCACAGTAATGGCTCATCCCGAGCATCCCGCCACCCAGACCTTTCAAAAGACTATGCAAAGTTTCCAGGCCAAGCTCAGGCATGACTTTCATGTAGGCCAATACAAACAGCAGCGGACGGCGGCGCAAATCATCGAGCAACTGGCGAATGCCAACACGTCGACCAGCCTGATGATAGGTAATACAACACATGGGATTACCGCAGGCGTTGTCGTCAAAGGCGGCGACAAAGAATGGTTCTACTTCGACCCCAACTTCGGGTTGGCAACATTCAAGTCCGAGGCGTCTATGCGCGCCGGTGTGGAAAGTGCAATGAGCACCGGTTCAACGAGCGCATTATTCCGTCCGAATCCGGGGACCTTGACCTATTCTGTCTCGGACTTCAGTGAGTTGAACCTGATGAACACCGTCGGCAGCATCAACGGCGTGCATGACCTGGTGGCCATCCCGCTATCAATCCCCTCCCCCAGATTGGCCTCAAGTGTCGCCTGACGTTTGGCGGGGAGTACCGGCATCATCCGATTCCTGGAGATGCCGCAGTCCCTTGCGAGCCCGGTAGAACCCCGACCACAGACTCATACGGGACATTCCTTCCCAACACCGGCACAATACCGACCTCGGTGAGGGAACTTGCCGAGATCGCCGCGACTCATTAGAGGATGGCCTTTCCACCGCTCACGGCCAATCCTTTCAACTCTTGGGAATTTTTTTATGTCCGCCACCGCCTCCACCATCCTTGTCGTCGAAGACGATGCCATCGTGCGCATGCTCATCGTCGACGTCCTGGAGGAGTTGGAATTCAACGTGCTGGAGGCCGGCGATGCTGAAGAAGCGCTGGCACTGGTGCAAAACACTGACCAGGTGATCGACCTGATGATGACCGACGTCGGCTTGCCGGACATGGACGGCAAGCAACTGGCTGCCAAAGTGCGCGAACTGCGTGCTGACCTGCCGATTCTGTTCGCCAGCGGTTATGCGGAAAACATTGACGTGCCGGCCGGCATGCAAGTGATCGCCAAGCCGTTCTCGATCGATCAATTACGCGACAAAGTCAAATCGATGCTACCTGCCGCCTGACCCCTCTTTTGCCCGTCGCCGCCCATTCAGGGCGGCGATTTCCGGCGTATTACACACAAGTGAAACACCCCATGCCGTCAAACTAATTCATTTGGATAGCTAGCGCGTCTGGATTTAGCTGCTAGCTTCAACCGACATGCCCTACCGGTATTAATCACAAGGGATAGTCACCCAGGTATGGGGGAGCGCACATGTTCGGGTCACCGTACGCGTCGGCATTGATGCTGGCTGTTATTGCACTACCGGCCCTGGCGGATAACGCCGACACGGCCAACAAGAGCAACAACCCCCTCAACCTGGCACCGGGTGCGAACCTGCAGGACTACTACAGCCCACGCGTTTACGACAGCAACGCCCACACCAACGACCTGTTGCTGCGCGGCACCCTGCCCATTGCACCCTCCGACTTTATCGGTGTGCCGCAATTGCTGCGTGCCACCCTGCCCCTCAGCACACGCCCCGATCCGCACAGCGGCTACAGCACGGGGATGGGCGACCTGAATCTGTTCGATATCTTCCTGCTCAAGACCGAGGGCGTGCAGCTGGGCATCGGCCCGCAAATCACCGCGCCCACCGCCGAGCAGGACGAACTGGGTACTGGTAAGTGGCAGGCTGGCCTGGCGGCCATTGCGATTGACGCCTCGCCAAGGGGGTTGCTCGGTGCCCTTGTGCAATACCAAAGTTCGTTTGCCGGCGATCGCGACCGCGCACATGTAGAAAGTGCAACTTTTCAGCCGTTTATCATTCATAACCTGCCGAAGGGCTGGTACCTGCGCTCCACCGGCACCTGGACCTTCGATTTGAAGAACGACACCCACTACATTCCCATCGGTTTGGGGGCGGGCAAGGCCTGGAAATCCGGGAGTAACATCGTCAACGCCTTCGTCGAGCCACAATGGACAGTGGCGCGCAAGGGTGACGGCCTGCCCCAGTTCACCTTGTTTGCAGGGATTAACGTGACGTTCGGCAAATAAACCGGTTAACTCGGCGGTTTCATCCCACGCCCTTAAAACAGAACTCTGGAAGGACGCAACAACATGATTGGAAAACCGACGCGCCTGCTGTTGGCGAGCCTCTCGATACTCATGAGTACCGGCGCCTGGGCCGACTTCACGGCAACCCCGGCCGAAGCCCGGGCCATTGCCAAGGAAGCCTACCTGTATGGGTTTCCGGTGGTGGACATGTACAAGACGCTCTATACCCAGGCCGTTGACAAGGGCGGTGCCAACTTCAAGGCGCCGTTCAACCAGATCGGCAATACCGCGCAGGTGTTCACTCCCAAGGACACGGCCTTCGTCACGCCCAACTCCGATACGCCCTACTCGTTCGTCTGGATGGACCTGCGCCGCGAACCGCTGGTGCTGACCCTGCCCAGTATCGAAGACGACCGCTACTACTCGGTGCAGTTGATCGACCTTTATACGCAGAACTTCGCTTACCTGGGCACCCGCAGCACCGGTAACAACGGCGGCCACTACATGATCGCCGGCCCCGACTGGAAGGGTCAGCAGCCGGTGAATGTCGACCGCGTGATCTACAGCGAAAGCAATATTGCCTACGCCCTGTACCGCACGCAGTTGTTTGATGAAAAGGACCTGGGCAAGGTCAAGCAGATCCAGGCCGGCTACAAAGTGCAGCCGCTGAGCAGCTACGTAAAACAACCTGCGCCGGCCAAGGCGGCCAAGGTCGAATGGCCAAAGACCACGGCGACCATGACCGAAGGCCCGCAACTGTTTCGCTACCTGAACTTCATGCTGGCCTTCGCCGCGCCGCAGGACAGCGAAAAAGACCTGCTGGCCCGGTTTGCCAAGATCGGTATCGCCCCGGGCGCGCCGTTCAAGGTCAAGGAGCTGAGCGCCGAACAACGCAAGGCCCTGGATGAAGGCATTGCCGACGCCCACGCCGAATTTGCCGCGTTCAAGAAAGACAAAGTCGACACTCACCAGATCACCAGCGGTGATCTGTTCGGCAGCCGCGACCACCTGAACAACAATTACCTGTACCGCTATGC of Pseudomonas azotoformans contains these proteins:
- a CDS encoding response regulator, which codes for MSATASTILVVEDDAIVRMLIVDVLEELEFNVLEAGDAEEALALVQNTDQVIDLMMTDVGLPDMDGKQLAAKVRELRADLPILFASGYAENIDVPAGMQVIAKPFSIDQLRDKVKSMLPAA
- a CDS encoding DUF1254 domain-containing protein codes for the protein MIGKPTRLLLASLSILMSTGAWADFTATPAEARAIAKEAYLYGFPVVDMYKTLYTQAVDKGGANFKAPFNQIGNTAQVFTPKDTAFVTPNSDTPYSFVWMDLRREPLVLTLPSIEDDRYYSVQLIDLYTQNFAYLGTRSTGNNGGHYMIAGPDWKGQQPVNVDRVIYSESNIAYALYRTQLFDEKDLGKVKQIQAGYKVQPLSSYVKQPAPAKAAKVEWPKTTATMTEGPQLFRYLNFMLAFAAPQDSEKDLLARFAKIGIAPGAPFKVKELSAEQRKALDEGIADAHAEFAAFKKDKVDTHQITSGDLFGSRDHLNNNYLYRYAGANMGIFGNSTDEAAYMSYFVDSEGKPANGARHSYTVHFAKDQLPPADAFWSLTMYDAKTKLLVPNHKKRYLINSRMLPNLKRDADGGLTLALQHHEPPKAEQSNWLPAPPGPFYAVLRIYLPKPEVGNGQWKLPPLTPLK
- a CDS encoding YopT-type cysteine protease domain-containing protein, with the translated sequence MTAEQVGSLVRRYDDLAYELGRVGSARFIDNLEPRFGTVTPLPQVVYFSLTKQLSDGQCAALSRVMATAVEHGKELELMRNMYRAAAFPKDPASIRFMEKLKTLQKQVGGQTSFHAGKTYRQVTYQNMVKELGDATVSKSIMIDSPGHAMAAGVKVNGGEKVFYFYDPNFGFATFSSANAMEAGLTKVFNDKKLVPSYKTHGTDPNSLEFRVFDHDDAWQQRNSVFRADIEALYNTPIATGPLPPL